A window of the Carassius gibelio isolate Cgi1373 ecotype wild population from Czech Republic chromosome B16, carGib1.2-hapl.c, whole genome shotgun sequence genome harbors these coding sequences:
- the LOC127974544 gene encoding C-C chemokine receptor type 2, giving the protein MTEGNTETALQTTTTDYGDYYNFNSQDTALPCNNGNTKAFSEVFLPTLYSIVFILGFIGNGLVVWVLIRYRQKSNMTDVCLFNLALSDLLFLVSLPFWAHSTMNEWIFGKFMCHTITGLFMLGLYGGIFFMVLMTLDRYVVIVHAHSIFSRNRTVKMGVVLASFVWILSLFASLPNIIFAKEDTEGNKMSCGTHFPNGTAWMSFTYLNMNFLSLIFPLIIMGFCYSRIIPILISIKSQKRHKVIRLILAVVAVYFLFWTPYNIVMFLTFLQKQGFMLTCEMHTSLSLAMQWVETIALSHCCLNPIIYAFAGQKFRRAVLKVLKDQFPLCFSQCTTLSRQLSERRSSVFSKSTEYSSTQIA; this is encoded by the exons ATGACAGAGGGAAATACTGAGACTG CCCTCCAAACTACAACAACAGACTACGGTGATTACTACAACTTCAATTCCCAAGATACTGCCTTACCATGCAACAATGGCAACACAAAGGCCTTCAGCGAGGTTTTCCTTCCCACCCTGTATAGCATCGTTTTCATTCTCGGTTTCATCGGAAATGGTCTGGTAGTGTGGGTCCTGATCAGATACCGTCAAAAATCCAACATGACAGATGTGTGCCTCTTCAACCTAGCCCTATCTGACCTACTCTTTCTTGTGTCACTCCCTTTTTGGGCTCACAGTACCATGAACGAGTGGATTTTTGGCAAATTCATGTGTCATACCATAACAGGTCTCTTCATGTTGGGTCTGTACGGAGGCATCTTCTTCATGGTCCTTATGACACTGGATCGCTATGTTGTCATCGTCCATGCCCATAGTATCTTTTCCAGAAATCGGACTGTAAAAATGGGTGTGGTTCTGGCCTCATTTGTATGGATTCTCAGTCTGTTTGCATCCCTCCCTAATATTATTTTTGCTAAAGAGGATACGGAAGGCAACAAAATGTCATGCGGAACTCATTTTCCTAATGGGACAGCCTGGATGTCATTTACTTATCTTAATATGAACTTTCTGAGCTTGATTTTCCCTCTGATTATTATGGGCTTTTGCTATTCCCGGATCATCCCTATTCTAATCAGCATCAAATCACAAAAAAGGCACAAAGTCATTAGACTCATCCTGGCTGTGGTGGCAGTTTATTTCCTCTTCTGGACTCCATACAACATTGTCATGTTTCTTACGTTCCTGCAGAAGCAAGGTTTCATGCTTACTTGTGAGATGCATACTAGTTTAAGCCTTGCCATGCAGTGGGTGGAAACAATCGCCTTAAGCCACTGTTGCCTTAACCCTATCATCTATGCCTTTGCTGGACAGAAGTTCAGGAGAGCAGTTCTTAAAGTCCTAAAAGATCAGTTTCCATTGTGCTTCAGCCAGTGCACCACTTTGTCTCGACAGTTATCTGAACGCA